A genomic segment from Nitrospira sp. encodes:
- a CDS encoding Oxidoreductase, molybdopterin-binding: protein MIVSRRTLLKTLLQGFGVGLLASSGPVTAQAAQGEASGQAAGPLIARVTRPFDAETPVREFASWLTPNERFFVRSHFGPPGAETIRADSWRLTVKGLVKGGLSLSLQDLRRLEEVTLTVVLQCSGNGRAHHRPKVPGVQWERGAVGNAQWTGVRLRDVLHLAGLKPQGLHVEFQGADRPALATVPLFTRSIPLAKALHPDTLLAYEMNGRPLPLLHGAPLRVITPGWMAESCMKWLTEITVRAEESPGYYMQQAYRVPDTSIQLGSGLPGTAMVPVERMLVKSLIAAPAEGDTVRMGPVTIQGVAWAGETPVVVVEVSCDDGRTWEQARLVGEEQPYAWRQWQFLWQARKPGPTAILCRATDAHGEQQPATSAWNPGGFLWNGWDRLSVTVAA from the coding sequence ATGATCGTTTCCCGTCGAACATTGCTGAAGACCCTGTTGCAGGGATTCGGGGTCGGCTTGCTGGCGAGCAGCGGGCCTGTGACCGCTCAAGCCGCCCAAGGCGAAGCGAGCGGTCAGGCGGCCGGCCCGCTCATTGCTCGGGTCACGAGGCCCTTCGATGCGGAAACACCGGTGCGAGAGTTCGCCTCCTGGCTGACGCCGAACGAACGGTTTTTCGTCCGCAGCCACTTCGGCCCGCCCGGCGCCGAAACGATACGGGCCGACAGCTGGCGGTTGACTGTGAAGGGGTTGGTCAAGGGAGGGCTGAGCTTGAGCCTGCAAGACCTTCGGCGATTGGAAGAGGTCACGCTCACGGTGGTCCTGCAATGCAGCGGCAACGGCCGCGCGCATCATCGTCCGAAGGTGCCCGGCGTTCAATGGGAGCGTGGGGCGGTCGGCAATGCGCAATGGACGGGGGTGCGGTTGCGCGATGTGTTGCATCTGGCCGGTTTGAAACCACAGGGTCTCCATGTGGAGTTTCAAGGGGCGGATCGTCCTGCGCTTGCGACGGTTCCCCTGTTCACGCGCAGCATTCCCCTCGCCAAGGCGCTCCATCCCGACACCCTCTTGGCCTATGAAATGAATGGGCGGCCCTTGCCCCTGCTGCATGGAGCGCCGCTGCGCGTCATCACGCCGGGATGGATGGCGGAGTCCTGCATGAAGTGGCTGACCGAGATCACGGTGCGGGCGGAAGAGTCTCCCGGTTACTACATGCAGCAGGCCTATCGCGTGCCGGACACCTCGATTCAATTGGGTTCCGGCTTGCCCGGCACGGCGATGGTTCCCGTGGAACGAATGCTCGTCAAGTCGCTGATTGCAGCCCCGGCTGAGGGGGATACGGTGAGGATGGGACCGGTGACGATTCAAGGGGTCGCCTGGGCCGGTGAGACGCCGGTGGTGGTGGTCGAGGTGTCCTGCGACGACGGGCGCACGTGGGAGCAAGCTCGCCTTGTCGGTGAAGAGCAACCCTATGCTTGGCGGCAGTGGCAGTTCCTGTGGCAGGCGCGCAAGCCAGGGCCGACCGCCATACTCTGCCGCGCCACGGATGCGCATGGGGAGCAGCAACCGGCGACGAGTGCATGGAATCCCGGCGGGT
- a CDS encoding OsmC family protein, which produces MKLSVAYQGGTRYDIVTDRHRVVTDQPTDEGGADAGMSPVELFVGSVASCVGYFVGLFCARHDISREGLKVEAEWTMAEGPHRVGQILLSIRLPHRITPEQKERLMKVAYGCTVHQSIAVSAKVVVDLNPHGHTVTQP; this is translated from the coding sequence ATGAAACTCAGCGTGGCCTACCAAGGGGGAACGCGGTATGACATCGTCACCGATCGGCATCGAGTGGTCACGGATCAGCCGACGGATGAAGGGGGAGCCGATGCGGGCATGAGCCCCGTAGAATTGTTCGTGGGATCGGTCGCGAGTTGCGTCGGATATTTTGTCGGGCTGTTTTGCGCCAGACACGACATCTCGCGCGAAGGGTTGAAGGTGGAGGCGGAGTGGACGATGGCTGAAGGGCCCCATCGCGTGGGTCAGATCCTGCTCTCGATTCGTTTGCCCCATCGCATCACGCCGGAGCAGAAAGAACGACTGATGAAAGTGGCGTATGGCTGCACGGTCCATCAATCGATCGCCGTGTCCGCGAAAGTCGTCGTCGATTTGAATCCACATGGTCACACTGTGACTCAACCCTAG
- a CDS encoding Cytochrome c family protein: MAHSLPGLRTMRKRVFVVILLTGLVGGCVGSQEPRSDRQPVAGETQPAALDAVFSHPSPDSIPGDQRGEQIRLGYQLVTHTQEFAAPYVGNALTCANCHLDAGLDPNSAPFVGLSRMYPEESRRAGRVVTLADRINECFERSLNGKAIPHDSHKLQAIVAYIDWLSKDVPEGTRMAWRGIPRIRSTRPPDVLNGMKVFKARCAFCHGSDGQGTMAAPPLWGDRSYNRGADMARLSVAASFIQANMPRTRGWALSDNEAYDVAAYVNSQPRPDFPGKVGDWPRGDKPADVSY, translated from the coding sequence ATGGCACATAGCTTGCCTGGTTTGAGAACCATGCGAAAGCGAGTTTTTGTCGTCATACTGCTCACCGGCCTCGTTGGAGGCTGTGTCGGTTCTCAGGAGCCGCGAAGCGACAGGCAACCTGTCGCGGGCGAAACGCAGCCGGCAGCTCTTGACGCGGTCTTCAGCCACCCCTCTCCTGATTCCATCCCTGGCGACCAGCGCGGCGAGCAGATTCGGTTGGGCTATCAGCTGGTCACCCATACCCAGGAGTTCGCCGCGCCCTATGTGGGCAATGCGCTCACCTGTGCCAATTGCCACTTGGACGCGGGACTCGATCCGAATTCGGCTCCCTTCGTCGGGCTCTCGCGCATGTATCCAGAAGAGAGCAGGCGCGCCGGGCGAGTCGTAACCCTGGCAGACCGCATCAACGAGTGTTTTGAACGCAGCTTGAACGGCAAGGCGATCCCTCACGACAGTCACAAGCTCCAGGCAATCGTGGCATACATCGATTGGCTCTCGAAGGATGTCCCGGAAGGGACTCGCATGGCCTGGCGCGGTATCCCCCGCATTCGCTCGACCAGGCCGCCGGATGTGTTGAACGGAATGAAGGTCTTCAAGGCCCGCTGCGCTTTCTGCCATGGCAGCGATGGACAGGGCACCATGGCCGCGCCTCCTCTGTGGGGAGATCGCTCATACAATCGGGGCGCCGACATGGCTCGGCTGTCCGTGGCGGCCTCGTTTATCCAGGCCAACATGCCGCGGACGCGAGGGTGGGCGCTGTCCGATAACGAAGCCTACGATGTCGCCGCCTATGTCAATTCCCAACCGCGCCCGGACTTTCCCGGCAAGGTCGGCGACTGGCCGAGAGGCGACAAACCGGCGGATGTATCCTATTGA